A single region of the Mechercharimyces sp. CAU 1602 genome encodes:
- a CDS encoding ABC transporter permease: MLDIISNILQSMVIYATPLILTALGGLYSERSGVVNIGLEGMMIIGAFTAAITSHYTGSPWLALLFAAIAGMFIALPHAVASITLKADQVVSGVAVNFLALGVSVYLVKTLFDAGQTPTVPVLERISIPILNEIPVIGTAFFDMYPTSYLAVFVVIITYIILFHTVFGMRLRAVGEHPHAAETGGISVVGMRYTAVIISGILAALGGAGLSIAIGNEFNATTVAGQGFIALAALIFGKWHPLGAFGAASFFGLTVALALVGQLVGLTAYVPSGVLNMIPYVLTILVLAGFVGRAEAPSALGKPFEKGTR, from the coding sequence ATGCTTGATATCATTTCTAATATATTACAATCCATGGTTATCTATGCGACTCCTCTGATCTTGACAGCACTTGGTGGGCTCTATTCTGAACGATCTGGTGTTGTTAACATCGGGCTGGAAGGCATGATGATCATTGGTGCTTTTACAGCAGCGATCACCAGTCACTACACCGGTAGCCCATGGCTGGCTTTGCTGTTCGCTGCGATTGCGGGAATGTTTATTGCACTGCCGCATGCAGTCGCATCGATTACATTAAAGGCGGATCAAGTTGTAAGCGGTGTGGCGGTTAACTTTTTGGCCTTGGGGGTTTCCGTTTATTTGGTAAAGACGCTGTTTGATGCGGGGCAGACGCCTACAGTGCCCGTCTTGGAGCGAATCTCAATACCGATTCTAAACGAAATCCCTGTGATTGGAACCGCTTTTTTTGATATGTATCCTACTTCCTATTTAGCGGTTTTCGTGGTGATAATCACCTATATTATTCTTTTTCATACGGTATTTGGAATGCGTCTGCGTGCGGTGGGCGAGCATCCGCATGCAGCAGAAACGGGAGGAATTAGCGTTGTAGGGATGCGCTATACTGCTGTTATTATCAGTGGAATCCTGGCTGCACTGGGTGGGGCTGGATTATCGATTGCGATTGGGAATGAATTTAACGCTACTACGGTAGCAGGACAAGGCTTTATTGCTTTAGCAGCTTTAATCTTTGGGAAGTGGCATCCACTGGGAGCTTTTGGTGCGGCCAGCTTTTTCGGTTTAACGGTAGCTCTCGCGCTCGTAGGGCAGCTGGTAGGGTTAACTGCGTATGTTCCGAGCGGCGTTCTCAATATGATTCCTTATGTATTAACGATTTTAGTGTTAGCTGGCTTTGTTGGGCGGGCTGAAGCTCCCTCTGCATTAGGGAAGCCGTTTGAAAAAGGTACACGCTAA
- a CDS encoding ABC transporter permease — translation MQALLKMNRQSPLLLSLISVVLGLVVGAIFMLIAGYNPITAYGALFASAFLDPFDIGETLRQTAPLLLTGLAVALAFRTGLFNIGVEGQVIVGSLAAVIVGTKMSLPYGLHAFVAVLAGALAGALWAYIPGLLKAKRGVHEVITTIMMNFIALSLANVLIREWLAGGSDKTERISENASIRVDWLSSLFANSRINLSVFIALLIALFMYFLLWRTTYGYEMRSVGLNKYAAQYAGINVNRNIVMSMMISGSFAGIAGASEVLGTFEYLAIQESFTGLGFDGIAVALLGANTVIGTIFSAFLFGALTYGGGAMQFEAGVPFEVVRVVFAAIILFVAANISSIIGKALGLDKRGDKDA, via the coding sequence ATGCAAGCACTGCTAAAAATGAATCGTCAGTCCCCCCTATTGTTATCACTCATCTCAGTTGTGTTGGGTTTGGTTGTGGGGGCAATCTTTATGTTGATCGCGGGCTATAACCCCATCACGGCATATGGCGCCTTGTTTGCCTCAGCGTTTTTAGACCCATTTGATATTGGTGAGACATTGCGACAGACGGCTCCACTACTATTGACGGGATTAGCAGTTGCATTGGCATTTCGAACAGGTCTCTTTAATATCGGGGTGGAGGGTCAGGTCATCGTAGGGTCTTTAGCGGCGGTGATTGTAGGAACAAAGATGAGCCTTCCTTATGGCTTACACGCCTTCGTTGCGGTACTAGCAGGAGCGTTGGCAGGTGCGTTATGGGCGTATATCCCTGGATTGCTTAAAGCAAAGCGCGGCGTTCATGAAGTAATTACGACCATTATGATGAATTTTATCGCTTTAAGTTTAGCAAATGTATTAATTAGAGAGTGGCTTGCTGGAGGGTCTGATAAAACAGAGCGTATTTCAGAAAACGCGTCGATCAGAGTAGATTGGTTATCTTCTCTTTTCGCCAATTCCCGTATTAATTTAAGCGTGTTTATAGCTTTGTTAATTGCACTCTTTATGTACTTTTTACTTTGGCGCACTACTTACGGATATGAAATGCGCTCTGTGGGTTTAAATAAATATGCTGCGCAATATGCCGGGATCAATGTGAACCGGAATATCGTGATGTCAATGATGATTTCAGGTAGCTTTGCTGGGATTGCAGGTGCATCAGAGGTGCTGGGTACGTTTGAATACTTGGCAATTCAAGAAAGTTTTACGGGATTGGGCTTTGATGGAATTGCTGTAGCTCTATTAGGGGCAAATACGGTGATTGGTACCATTTTCTCTGCCTTCCTCTTCGGAGCGTTAACTTATGGTGGAGGCGCGATGCAGTTTGAAGCAGGTGTTCCTTTTGAGGTTGTACGCGTGGTTTTTGCCGCCATTATCTTATTTGTAGCAGCTAATATTTCGAGTATTATTGGGAAAGCATTGGGCTTGGATAAGCGAGGTGATAAAGATGCTTGA
- a CDS encoding ABC transporter ATP-binding protein, which translates to MNVVEMKGITKRFPGIVANDSINLQVKKGEIHALLGENGAGKSTLMNILFGLYQPDEGEIFLKEDRVAISGPADADRYGIGMVHQHFMLVEPFTVTENIMLGAETKKGPFLDRLKAEKEVQEISDRYGLKVDPKAKIRDISVGMQQRVEILKTLYRGADVLIFDEPTAVLGPQEVEELLAIMKNLVAEGKTIIFITHKLKEIMSACDSVTVIRRGRVVDSLSVKDTNEKELATKMVGREVTFSVDKEDKDSGEVVLQVENLVVNDHRNLHAVAGLNMEVRAGEIVGIAGVDGNGQSELIEAITGLRKVESGSIKLRGNEITKNTPRQIDQAGVGHIPEDRHKRGLVLDFSIGENMVLKTYHQSPFARGILMNYPAVFEHAKKLIEEYDVRTPDEHTMARALSGGNQQKGIIAREIDQDPELLIAAQPTRGLDVGAIEFIHGKLIEQRDKGKAVLLVSMELDEVRNLSDRIAVIYEGKIVGWVDPKTATEEELGLLMSSGTQEREVKA; encoded by the coding sequence ATGAATGTGGTGGAGATGAAAGGCATTACTAAACGCTTTCCTGGAATTGTCGCTAATGATTCCATTAATCTGCAAGTTAAAAAAGGAGAGATTCATGCGCTATTAGGTGAGAATGGTGCAGGAAAGTCTACCTTGATGAACATCTTATTCGGACTATATCAGCCAGATGAGGGTGAGATCTTTCTAAAGGAAGATCGAGTCGCTATAAGCGGTCCAGCAGACGCAGATCGTTATGGGATTGGAATGGTACATCAGCATTTTATGTTGGTGGAGCCATTTACGGTAACGGAAAATATTATGCTGGGGGCAGAGACAAAGAAGGGGCCCTTTCTTGATCGACTGAAAGCGGAGAAAGAAGTGCAGGAGATTTCTGATCGCTACGGATTAAAAGTGGATCCTAAAGCAAAAATAAGGGATATCTCAGTCGGGATGCAACAGCGAGTAGAAATCTTAAAAACCTTATATCGCGGAGCAGATGTATTGATCTTTGACGAGCCAACCGCCGTATTAGGACCACAGGAAGTAGAAGAGTTGCTCGCAATTATGAAAAACTTGGTGGCTGAGGGCAAAACAATTATTTTTATCACACATAAACTTAAGGAAATTATGAGTGCCTGTGATTCCGTCACCGTTATTCGGCGTGGACGAGTGGTCGACTCTTTATCCGTTAAAGATACGAATGAAAAAGAGTTAGCAACGAAGATGGTAGGGCGTGAAGTTACCTTTTCTGTAGATAAAGAAGATAAGGATAGCGGTGAAGTGGTGCTACAAGTGGAAAACCTCGTGGTAAACGATCATCGTAACCTTCATGCTGTCGCTGGATTAAACATGGAGGTTCGGGCGGGAGAAATCGTTGGGATCGCTGGTGTCGATGGAAATGGGCAATCGGAGCTGATCGAAGCGATTACCGGATTGCGTAAAGTCGAATCAGGGAGCATAAAACTAAGAGGTAACGAAATTACCAAGAATACTCCACGTCAAATTGACCAAGCAGGGGTAGGACATATTCCTGAAGACCGTCATAAACGCGGTTTAGTACTGGACTTTTCCATAGGTGAAAATATGGTATTAAAAACGTATCATCAATCTCCGTTTGCGCGAGGAATCTTAATGAATTACCCTGCAGTATTTGAACACGCGAAGAAGCTCATCGAAGAGTACGATGTTCGTACTCCGGACGAGCATACGATGGCACGGGCGCTCTCAGGTGGTAATCAGCAAAAGGGCATTATTGCGCGCGAAATAGATCAAGATCCTGAACTCCTGATCGCTGCACAGCCAACACGTGGATTGGATGTGGGTGCGATCGAATTTATTCACGGTAAGCTGATCGAACAGCGTGATAAGGGCAAAGCCGTATTGTTGGTCTCCATGGAGCTGGATGAGGTGCGTAATTTAAGTGATCGTATCGCTGTGATATATGAAGGAAAAATTGTGGGTTGGGTTGATCCAAAAACAGCAACTGAAGAAGAATTGGGTCTGCTGATGTCATCTGGAACACAGGAACGAGAGGTGAAAGCGTAA
- a CDS encoding BMP family protein, translating into MKKKSWLILLLSAMLVLSACGSGSGDESKEGKDGGLKLGLVTDTGGINDESFNQTAWEGMKQAEKELGAEVKYLESNKDSDYIPNLTKLIRGDYDLTWGIGFKFEEAMRDISDQFPDAKLGIVDTNMGGNIPDNVVAVTFKEHEGSFLMGVIAGATTKTDKVGFIGGIESELIKKFEAGYRAGVHAVNPDAEVKVAYAASFTDTAKGRSLAKSMYNDNTDVIYHAAGGVGKGLFSEVKTREQGKFWAIGVDMDQSSLAPNHTLSSMIKKVDVAVYDVAASLDKGTFEGGKEVVLGLEDDAVGIATTSNKNTPDDVLKKVDEYRNKIIDGEVKVPATIEELEEFMK; encoded by the coding sequence ATGAAGAAGAAAAGTTGGCTGATTCTGCTGTTGAGTGCTATGTTGGTTTTATCTGCGTGTGGAAGTGGCAGTGGAGATGAGAGCAAAGAAGGTAAAGATGGAGGTCTCAAGCTGGGACTGGTAACGGATACTGGTGGGATTAATGATGAATCCTTTAACCAGACAGCTTGGGAAGGGATGAAGCAAGCAGAGAAAGAGTTAGGTGCAGAAGTAAAGTACTTAGAATCCAATAAAGACTCGGATTATATTCCGAACTTGACGAAGTTGATTCGTGGAGATTATGATCTTACTTGGGGTATCGGATTTAAGTTTGAAGAAGCGATGAGAGATATTTCGGATCAATTCCCGGATGCAAAATTAGGGATTGTGGACACCAATATGGGTGGAAATATTCCTGATAACGTTGTAGCTGTTACTTTTAAAGAGCATGAAGGCTCTTTCTTGATGGGAGTTATCGCGGGAGCAACCACGAAAACGGATAAAGTTGGTTTTATCGGTGGGATTGAATCTGAACTCATCAAGAAGTTTGAAGCAGGTTATCGTGCTGGAGTACATGCTGTTAACCCGGATGCAGAAGTAAAAGTAGCATACGCAGCCAGCTTTACGGATACAGCTAAAGGTCGCTCGCTAGCCAAGAGTATGTATAATGATAACACTGATGTTATTTACCACGCAGCAGGCGGAGTAGGAAAGGGACTCTTTAGCGAAGTGAAAACACGGGAACAAGGAAAATTTTGGGCTATTGGTGTTGATATGGATCAATCTAGCCTCGCACCTAATCATACCTTGAGCTCGATGATTAAGAAGGTGGATGTCGCGGTTTATGATGTCGCCGCTAGTTTGGATAAAGGAACGTTTGAGGGTGGAAAAGAAGTTGTACTCGGCTTGGAAGATGATGCGGTCGGTATTGCTACTACGAGTAACAAAAACACCCCAGATGATGTACTAAAGAAAGTGGACGAGTATCGCAACAAAATCATCGATGGTGAAGTTAAAGTTCCTGCCACAATTGAAGAGCTTGAAGAGTTTATGAAGTAA
- a CDS encoding DNA translocase FtsK — MPKKKKKQKKKDTLQQAIRFEIYGIALFTVSLIAMARLGAVGRSLSYISRFIVGTFDFLIPLMGIIIAGYIMIKRQWPQKWSARWTGILFIILALLIWNHMNTFVALRAAGEEGSVLAVSWEKILEERNSRLPTDIGGGMVGAVGYALFLYLFSNTGTPFAIVALLLVGFILTARLSFIHLFQTVRQASGMKFSEWKTMVNQRWRVHQSKSKQQGEKEEKEAPTSARVTELTQAESPVIHDFADRQLEQEKREQLSLFAEDSSVPPPVSEEGKADASGTSLHMMTEPDSAYRLPPYSLLSKSKKQGRGRERKDMTANAKKLETTLESFGVQAQVTQIHRGPTVTRYEVQPSTGVKVSRIVNLADDLALALAAKDIRIEAPIPGKAAVGIEVPNQEVSIVGLRDVLESSQYHEAKSKLSIALGRDISGEAIVADLARMPHVLVAGATGSGKSVCINGIISSLLYKAKPHEVKLMMIDPKRVELNIYNGIPHLLTPVVTDARKAAMALKKVVAEMEKRYELFAQTGAREIERYNQMIRDKKEEGLHPLPYIVVIVDELADLMMVAPQDVEEAISRLAQMARAAGIHLILATQRPSVDVITGIIKANIPSRIAFAVSSQVDSRTILDGSGAEKLLGQGDLLYLPVGASKPTRIQGVFVSDQEVDTIVHYVKEQQEVHYQEEMIPTAEEHVQAEDVDDELYPRAVQLVVESKAASASLLQRRLRVGYTRAARLIDMMENRGVVGPYEGSKPREVLITQEQWHAQRNISV, encoded by the coding sequence ATGCCGAAAAAAAAGAAAAAGCAAAAGAAGAAGGACACCTTGCAACAAGCCATACGCTTTGAGATCTATGGCATTGCACTATTTACGGTCTCATTGATAGCTATGGCGAGACTAGGGGCTGTCGGACGCTCTCTTAGCTATATATCTCGCTTCATCGTAGGGACTTTCGATTTTCTCATCCCGCTGATGGGGATCATCATTGCAGGATATATTATGATTAAACGCCAGTGGCCACAGAAATGGTCGGCACGGTGGACGGGCATTCTGTTTATCATATTGGCACTGCTGATATGGAATCACATGAACACGTTTGTGGCGTTGCGTGCTGCTGGAGAAGAAGGGTCTGTTTTAGCTGTAAGTTGGGAGAAAATCTTAGAAGAGCGCAATTCACGCTTACCCACGGATATTGGTGGAGGAATGGTAGGTGCAGTGGGGTATGCTCTTTTCTTATACTTGTTTTCTAATACAGGTACCCCGTTTGCGATTGTAGCACTCCTCTTAGTAGGGTTTATTTTGACGGCACGCCTCTCTTTCATCCACTTATTTCAAACCGTGCGTCAAGCATCGGGAATGAAGTTTTCAGAGTGGAAGACGATGGTGAACCAGCGCTGGCGAGTGCACCAGTCCAAGAGCAAGCAGCAGGGGGAGAAGGAAGAGAAAGAGGCTCCTACATCTGCACGTGTGACAGAGTTAACCCAAGCAGAGAGTCCTGTAATTCATGATTTTGCCGATCGTCAGTTAGAGCAGGAAAAAAGAGAACAGCTGTCTTTATTTGCTGAAGATTCTTCTGTTCCCCCTCCTGTAAGTGAGGAAGGAAAGGCAGATGCATCAGGCACATCTCTTCATATGATGACCGAACCAGATTCTGCCTATCGTCTTCCTCCGTACAGTTTACTAAGTAAATCGAAGAAGCAAGGGCGAGGTCGGGAACGTAAGGATATGACTGCTAATGCGAAAAAGTTGGAGACTACCCTGGAGAGTTTTGGCGTACAAGCACAGGTGACTCAGATTCATCGTGGTCCTACAGTAACTCGCTATGAAGTTCAACCAAGCACGGGTGTGAAGGTGAGCCGCATAGTTAACTTGGCAGATGACCTGGCGTTAGCACTGGCAGCAAAAGACATTCGTATTGAAGCGCCGATTCCAGGAAAAGCGGCAGTAGGTATCGAGGTTCCAAATCAAGAAGTTTCAATTGTTGGCTTGCGTGATGTACTGGAAAGCTCGCAATACCACGAGGCAAAATCGAAATTAAGTATTGCGCTAGGACGTGATATCTCGGGAGAAGCGATTGTGGCTGATTTAGCTAGGATGCCACATGTATTGGTGGCAGGAGCTACTGGTTCCGGGAAAAGCGTTTGCATAAACGGTATTATAAGCAGTTTGCTCTATAAAGCAAAGCCGCACGAAGTAAAGCTGATGATGATAGATCCGAAACGGGTAGAATTAAATATATATAATGGTATTCCTCATCTTCTCACCCCAGTCGTAACAGATGCTCGTAAAGCAGCGATGGCCTTGAAGAAAGTAGTAGCCGAGATGGAGAAGCGCTATGAACTCTTCGCTCAGACAGGTGCTCGCGAGATTGAGCGTTACAACCAGATGATTCGTGATAAGAAAGAAGAGGGGCTTCATCCACTCCCGTATATCGTTGTCATTGTAGACGAGCTGGCTGATTTGATGATGGTCGCTCCACAAGATGTGGAGGAAGCAATTAGTCGTTTAGCTCAAATGGCTCGTGCAGCAGGAATACATCTGATTTTGGCAACCCAGCGACCCTCGGTTGATGTGATTACAGGTATTATTAAGGCTAATATTCCCTCACGCATTGCTTTCGCAGTCTCTTCACAGGTGGATTCGCGTACGATTTTAGACGGTAGTGGGGCGGAAAAATTACTAGGTCAAGGGGATCTACTCTATTTGCCTGTAGGTGCATCTAAGCCGACACGTATTCAAGGGGTGTTTGTATCTGATCAGGAAGTGGATACTATCGTCCATTATGTGAAGGAACAACAAGAAGTTCATTACCAAGAGGAGATGATCCCAACTGCCGAAGAACATGTACAGGCAGAGGATGTGGACGATGAATTGTATCCGCGCGCGGTACAATTGGTGGTGGAATCAAAAGCGGCTTCTGCTTCTCTCCTTCAACGTCGCTTACGAGTTGGCTATACGCGGGCAGCACGGTTGATTGATATGATGGAAAATAGGGGTGTAGTAGGTCCGTACGAAGGGAGCAAGCCACGTGAGGTTTTGATCACTCAAGAGCAATGGCATGCTCAAAGAAATATTTCGGTCTAA
- a CDS encoding YlzJ-like family protein, which translates to MIHYTVLPHELIYLDPDQPQADTKEVVIDGVTVEVLMNTSGQAQIVRLLSSDPEHFLNPRLQPGSQISMVPSV; encoded by the coding sequence ATGATTCATTACACTGTGCTTCCACATGAGTTAATATATTTGGATCCAGATCAACCACAAGCGGACACAAAAGAAGTTGTAATTGATGGAGTTACAGTAGAAGTGCTGATGAACACGAGCGGTCAAGCACAAATTGTACGTCTTCTCTCTTCCGATCCAGAGCACTTCCTCAACCCTCGGTTACAGCCAGGAAGTCAAATAAGTATGGTGCCCTCCGTTTAG
- a CDS encoding ClpP family protease: MPKQENEEKSEKQQEVQEHERKNVMDAIEKLGQTSVPQGESNIHCLTVVGQIEGHLLMPSQNKTTKYEHVIPQLIAAEQNPKIEGMAVILNTVGGDVEAGLAIAEMIATMSKPTVSLVLGGGHSIGVPIAVAADLSFIAESATMIIHPVRLNGLVIGVPQTFEYLEKMQDRVIRFVEAHSSIKEKTFRELMFQTGDLARDIGTNLIGEDAVKHGLIDRVGGLGVALRELNRMIQERRQPQEVVQ, translated from the coding sequence ATGCCAAAGCAGGAAAACGAAGAAAAAAGCGAAAAACAGCAGGAAGTACAGGAGCATGAACGGAAAAATGTGATGGATGCGATCGAAAAATTAGGGCAGACCAGTGTACCCCAAGGGGAGTCTAATATTCACTGTTTAACGGTGGTGGGGCAGATTGAAGGTCACCTCCTAATGCCGTCGCAAAATAAAACCACCAAGTATGAACATGTGATTCCGCAGTTGATTGCGGCAGAACAAAACCCGAAGATTGAAGGGATGGCCGTTATTTTAAACACGGTCGGGGGAGATGTGGAAGCAGGTTTAGCCATTGCTGAGATGATTGCAACAATGAGTAAGCCGACTGTCTCGTTAGTATTGGGAGGGGGGCATAGCATTGGAGTCCCCATTGCGGTGGCAGCAGATCTTTCTTTTATTGCTGAATCCGCTACGATGATTATTCATCCAGTTCGATTAAATGGGCTTGTGATCGGGGTTCCGCAGACGTTTGAGTACTTAGAAAAGATGCAAGACCGTGTGATTCGCTTTGTAGAGGCACACTCTAGTATTAAAGAGAAGACATTTAGGGAGCTAATGTTCCAGACGGGGGATTTAGCACGTGATATTGGCACAAATCTGATTGGAGAGGATGCTGTGAAGCATGGATTAATTGATCGTGTTGGTGGTCTCGGTGTTGCTCTTCGTGAGTTAAATCGTATGATTCAAGAACGAAGACAGCCACAAGAGGTGGTTCAATGA
- a CDS encoding SRPBCC family protein, with protein MHTITRKLHLPISLTTAWKFFTDVSNIEQITSPKINLNLHTPHGTYLYPGMLFHIIVELIPFVPLRWTSVVSHMKTNQSFIDQQIAGPFTFWHHEHHFQSKPDGSVLMTDIISYQLPGGPAGRAAHSLFAAKQIERFIEEREANILFHFSPH; from the coding sequence ATGCACACGATTACGAGGAAGCTACACTTACCCATCTCTCTTACAACCGCTTGGAAATTCTTTACTGATGTAAGTAACATTGAGCAGATTACCTCACCTAAAATAAACCTGAATTTGCACACACCCCATGGAACGTACCTTTATCCTGGCATGTTATTTCATATTATAGTAGAGCTTATCCCTTTTGTTCCATTACGATGGACTAGCGTAGTCTCCCATATGAAGACGAATCAATCCTTTATTGATCAACAAATTGCAGGTCCTTTTACATTTTGGCATCATGAGCACCACTTTCAATCAAAGCCCGATGGTAGCGTGCTGATGACTGATATCATTTCTTATCAACTTCCAGGAGGACCTGCAGGGCGCGCTGCTCACTCACTCTTCGCTGCCAAACAGATAGAACGATTTATCGAGGAAAGAGAAGCCAATATTCTTTTTCACTTCTCCCCTCACTAA